One genomic window of Nicotiana sylvestris chromosome 10, ASM39365v2, whole genome shotgun sequence includes the following:
- the LOC104244302 gene encoding protein phosphatase 2C 53-like isoform X1, giving the protein MKEMYPAVAVPFIFGNLICHNPSLGSYMDFTRLKSMDDTASLYSNSETKTLADSVSGGNDDCGSADSESDLSITVSSVPEESRSEGTMSLDVISENESNWIAGDDDSFSLEGDQILDSSCSLSVVSDCSSICADDFICFEIASDIEGQDFVDSQKIISHVELIAKTEVLAESDVEDTVTRLVEASNGLEEQISKSSEVVVQLPLDKGLSATVSRSVFEVDYIPLWGYTSICGRRPEMEDAFATVPRFLKIPLQMLIGDRAFDGQPSRLSHLTTHFFGVYDGHGGSQVANYCRDRMHAVLIEELETIMTNLSDESMRQSCQEHWRKAFTNCFLKVDAEIGGGDSHEPVAPETVGSTAVVAIVCSSHIIVSNSGDSRAVLCRGKEPLALSVDHKPNREDEYERIEAAGGKVIQWNGHRVFGVLAMSRSIGDRYLKPWIIPDPEVTFIPRAKDDECLILASDGLWDVMTNEEVCDMARKRILMWHKKNGVTLPMERGEGIDPAAQAAAECLSNRALQKGSKDNITVIVVDLKAQRKFKSKT; this is encoded by the exons ATGAAGGAGATGTATCCGGCGGTTGCAGTGCCATTTATATTTGGTAATTTGATCTGTCATAACCCAAGCTTAGGAAGTTATATGGATTTTACTAGGCTAAAGTCGATGGATGATACGGCGAGCTTGTATTCTAATTCTGAGACTAAAACTTTGGCAGACTCAGTTTCTGGTGGCAATGATGATTGCGGCTCTGCTGATTCAGAGAGTGACCTTAGTATTACAGTATCATCTGTGCCTGAAGAGAGCAGGAGTGAAGGGACTATGTCGCTTGATGTGATTTCTGAAAATGAAAGCAACTGGATTGCTGGTGATGATGATTCCTTTTCATTGGAAGGTGATCAGATTCTTGATAGTTCGTGTTCCTTGTCAGTGGTGAGCGATTGTAGTAGTATATGCGCTGATGATTTTATATGTTTTGAGATAGCGTCTGATATAGAAGGTCAGGATTTCGTAGATTCTCAGAAAATCATCAGCCATGTCGAACTTATTGCTAAGACTGAGGTTCTAGCTGAGTCAGATGTTGAGGATACTGTGACTAGACTCGTGGAAGCTTCCAATGGACTTGAAGAGCAGATCTCAAAATCATCTGAAGTTGTAGTTCAGCTACCCCTAGATAAAGGCTTGAGTGCAACAGTCAGCCGAAGTGTTTTTGAAGTGGACTACATACCCCTATGGGGATATACATCCATCTGTGGAAGGAGACCAGAAATGGAAGATGCATTTGCAACTGTTCCTAGATTCTTGAAAATTCCTCTACAGATGCTAATTGGTGATCGCGCGTTTGATGGACAGCCTAGTCGCTTAAGTCATTTGACGACTCATTTCTTTGGAGTTTATGATGGCCATGGTGGTTCTCAG gtGGCAAATTACTGCCGAGACCGGATGCATGCTGTTTTGATTGAGGAGTTGGAAACTATTATGACAAATCTCAGTGATGAAAGTATGAGGCAAAGTTGCCAAGAGCACTGGAGAAAAGCATTTACCAACTGTTTTCTTAAAGTTGATGCTGAGATTGGAGGGGGAGATAGTCATGAGCCTGTTGCCCCAGAAACTGTAGGCTCCACAGCGGTTGTTGCCATTGTTTGTTCATCTCACATTATAGTGTCAAACAGTGGCGATTCAAGGGCTGTTCTGTGTCGTGGGAAGGAACCCTTGGCATTGTCAGTGGATCACAAA CCAAACCGAGAAGATGAATATGAAAGGATTGAAGCAGCTGGAGGCAAGGTGATACAGTGGAATGGCCATCGTGTTTTTGGTGTTCTTGCAATGTCTAGGTCCATCG GAGATAGATACTTGAAGCCTTGGATTATTCCTGATCCAGAAGTAACGTTCATACCTCGAGCCAAGGATGACGAATGCCTTATTCTTGCGAGTGATGGTTTATGGGATGTCATGACAAATGAAGAAGTTTGTGATATGGCTCGTAAACGCATACTTATGTGGCATAAAAAGAACGGTGTAACGCTCCCCATGGAAAGGGGCGAAGGAATTGATCCAGCAGCACAGGCTGCAGCAGAGTGCTTGTCGAATCGAGCTCTTCAAAAGGGCAGCAAGGACAACATAACTGTGATTGTGGTGGACTTGAAAGCCCAAAGAAAGTTTAAGAGCAAAACCTAA
- the LOC104244303 gene encoding U-box domain-containing protein 35-like isoform X1 → MASSDDGGSHHRPIVVAVDKDKNSASAVKWAVDNLLTTNPNLVLLHVRIKKSPNPGGGNEAAPDANGGSSDEDTQNVFTPFRAYSARKRIVVKEIVLEDTEVSKGLVDYINGHCVTNIVLGASSRSALGRKYWTPDVPTIINKAAPEFCTVYVVSKGRQQSVRPAAKPLTSSVSARQHSSSAWTPSRLSNSESEDISRLSFARAEPKIIESEKTRPEKGPSNVVIDHLHAPSGGPMNSCSRTSQSDGNELFARINHRSVDISADNLDFTQVAIKETPRNGSSSYTLEAEMKRLKLELRQTLDMYNAACKEAVLANQAAEELNKWKMEEARRFEQARLAEEAALAIAETEKAKCRAAIEAAKKAQKMAEIEAQRRKYAELKAKREGEKKNRAMNVLSQNDLRYRKYTIEEIEAATKNFSSSLKVGEGGYGPVFKGKLDHTPVAIKVLSADAAQGKKQFQQEVEVLSLIRHPNLVLLLGACPEYGCLVYEFMNNGSLEDRLFRKGNTPSIPWEIRFKIAAEIATGLLFLHQAKPEPLVHRDLKPANILLDRNYVCKISDVGLARLVPPSVADTVTQYHMTSAAGTFCYIDPEYQQTGKLGTKSDVYSLGIMLLQIITARPPMGLTHHVERAIEKGTFADLLDPTVQNWPVEEALKFAKLSLKCAELRMKDRPDLGSVIVPELSKLKEVGINSMPSISS, encoded by the exons ATGGCTTCGTCAGATGATGGCGGTAGCCACCACCGCCCTATAGTTGTGGCAGTTGATAAAGATAAGAATAGCGCCTCTGCTGTGAAATGGGCTGTTGATAATCTCCTTACAACCAATCCCAATCTTGTATTGCTCCATGTTCGAATCAAGAAGTCACCAAATC CGGGTGGTGGGAATGAAGCTGCTCCAGATGCAAATGGAGGATCAAGCGACGAAGATACTCAAAATGTCTTCACTCCTTTCAGGGCTTATTCTGCGCGTAAAAGG ATAGTAGTGAAAGAGATCGTCCTTGAGGATACTGAAGTGTCCAAAGGACTTGTTGACTACATCAACGGTCATTGTGTTACCAACATTGTTCTTGGTGCATCATCTAGGAGCGctcttggcag GAAATATTGGACTCCTGATGTCCCAACAATCATAAATAAGGCTGCACCAGAATTTTGTACTGTCTACGTAGTTTCAAAAGGCAGGCAACAATCTGTCCGACCAGCAGCAAAACCTCTAACTTCTTCTGTGTCAGCAAGGCAACATTCCTCATCAGCATGGACACCGTCTAGATTAAGTAACTCTGAATCAGAAGACATATCCAG GTTGTCATTTGCAAGGGCAGAGCCAAAGATTATAGAATCTGAGAAGACGAGGCCTGAAAAAGGACCATCTAATGTAGTGATAGATCATCTTCATGCTCCCTCTGGAGGGCCGATGAATTCATGTAGCCGGACTTCTCAATCAGATGGTAATGAACTCTTCGCTCGTATTAACCATAGATCAGTTGATATCTCAGCCGACAATCTTGACTTCACACAAGTTGCAATCAAAGAAACTCCAAGGAATGGAAGCTCCTCATATACA TTGGAAGCTGAGATGAAAAGATTAAAACTTGAGCTAAGGCAAACTTTGGATATGTATAATGCAGCTTGCAAAGAAGCTGTCTTGGCCAACCAAGCG GCTGAAGAGCTTAATAAATGGAAAATGGAAGAAGCTCGTAGGTTTGAACAAGCCCGTCTTGCTGAAGAGGCGGCTCTTGCAATTGCTGAGACCGAAAAGGCTAAATGCAGAGCTGCTATTGAAGCTGCTAAGAAAGCACAAAAGATGGCTGAGATAGAAGCACAAAGAAGGAAGTATGCGGAGCTGAAGGCCAAGAGAGAGGGAGAAAAAAAGAATCGAGCAATGAATGTTCTATCTCAGAATGATCTCCGTTATAGGAAGTATACAATAGAAGAGATTGAGGCAGCAACCAAAAATTTCTCGAGTTCTCTAAAAGTTGGAGAAGGTGGATATGGACCTGTTTTTAAGGGAAAACTTGATCACACACCTGTTGCCATTAAAGTTCTGAGTGCTGATGCTGCACAAGGGAAGAAACAGTTCCAACAAGAG GTTGAGGTCCTCAGTCTCATTAGGCATCCGAATCTGGTGCTACTATTAGGTGCATGTCCCGAGTACGGGTGTTTAGTTTATGAGTTTATGAATAATGGCAGTTTGGAAGATCGTCTTTTTCGGAAAGGTAATACCCCTTCAATTCCATGGGAAATTCGCTTCAAAATTGCTGCAGAGATTGCAACCGGGCTTCTATTCCTTCACCAAGCAAAGCCAGAACCTCTTGTTCATCGCGATCTCAAACCAGCAAATATTCTTTTAGACAGAAATTATGTCTGCAAAATCAGTGATGTTGGGTTGGCAAGGTTAGTTCCACCATCTGTAGCTGACACTGTGACACAATATCACATGACTTCAGCTGCTGGAACTTTTTGTTATATAGATCCTGAATATCAACAAACAGGAAAGTTAGGGACTAAATCAGATGTATATTCCCTCGGCATAATGTTGCTCCAAATTATTACTGCAAGGCCACCAATGGGTTTAACTCATCATGTTGAGAGGGCCATTGAGAAAGGTACATTTGCAGATTTATTAGATCCGACAGTGCAAAACTGGCCAGTTGAAGAGGCTCTTAAGTTTGCAAAATTGTCACTCAAGTGTGCTGAGCTGAGGATGAAAGATCGACCGGATCTTGGTTCAGTAATAGTGCCTGAGCTTAGTAAGCTTAAAGAAGTTGGAATTAATAGCATGCCAAGTATCAGTAGTTAA
- the LOC104244303 gene encoding U-box domain-containing protein 35-like isoform X2, whose protein sequence is MFESRSHQIVAGGGNEAAPDANGGSSDEDTQNVFTPFRAYSARKRIVVKEIVLEDTEVSKGLVDYINGHCVTNIVLGASSRSALGRKYWTPDVPTIINKAAPEFCTVYVVSKGRQQSVRPAAKPLTSSVSARQHSSSAWTPSRLSNSESEDISRLSFARAEPKIIESEKTRPEKGPSNVVIDHLHAPSGGPMNSCSRTSQSDGNELFARINHRSVDISADNLDFTQVAIKETPRNGSSSYTLEAEMKRLKLELRQTLDMYNAACKEAVLANQAAEELNKWKMEEARRFEQARLAEEAALAIAETEKAKCRAAIEAAKKAQKMAEIEAQRRKYAELKAKREGEKKNRAMNVLSQNDLRYRKYTIEEIEAATKNFSSSLKVGEGGYGPVFKGKLDHTPVAIKVLSADAAQGKKQFQQEVEVLSLIRHPNLVLLLGACPEYGCLVYEFMNNGSLEDRLFRKGNTPSIPWEIRFKIAAEIATGLLFLHQAKPEPLVHRDLKPANILLDRNYVCKISDVGLARLVPPSVADTVTQYHMTSAAGTFCYIDPEYQQTGKLGTKSDVYSLGIMLLQIITARPPMGLTHHVERAIEKGTFADLLDPTVQNWPVEEALKFAKLSLKCAELRMKDRPDLGSVIVPELSKLKEVGINSMPSISS, encoded by the exons ATGTTCGAATCAAGAAGTCACCAAATCGTAG CGGGTGGTGGGAATGAAGCTGCTCCAGATGCAAATGGAGGATCAAGCGACGAAGATACTCAAAATGTCTTCACTCCTTTCAGGGCTTATTCTGCGCGTAAAAGG ATAGTAGTGAAAGAGATCGTCCTTGAGGATACTGAAGTGTCCAAAGGACTTGTTGACTACATCAACGGTCATTGTGTTACCAACATTGTTCTTGGTGCATCATCTAGGAGCGctcttggcag GAAATATTGGACTCCTGATGTCCCAACAATCATAAATAAGGCTGCACCAGAATTTTGTACTGTCTACGTAGTTTCAAAAGGCAGGCAACAATCTGTCCGACCAGCAGCAAAACCTCTAACTTCTTCTGTGTCAGCAAGGCAACATTCCTCATCAGCATGGACACCGTCTAGATTAAGTAACTCTGAATCAGAAGACATATCCAG GTTGTCATTTGCAAGGGCAGAGCCAAAGATTATAGAATCTGAGAAGACGAGGCCTGAAAAAGGACCATCTAATGTAGTGATAGATCATCTTCATGCTCCCTCTGGAGGGCCGATGAATTCATGTAGCCGGACTTCTCAATCAGATGGTAATGAACTCTTCGCTCGTATTAACCATAGATCAGTTGATATCTCAGCCGACAATCTTGACTTCACACAAGTTGCAATCAAAGAAACTCCAAGGAATGGAAGCTCCTCATATACA TTGGAAGCTGAGATGAAAAGATTAAAACTTGAGCTAAGGCAAACTTTGGATATGTATAATGCAGCTTGCAAAGAAGCTGTCTTGGCCAACCAAGCG GCTGAAGAGCTTAATAAATGGAAAATGGAAGAAGCTCGTAGGTTTGAACAAGCCCGTCTTGCTGAAGAGGCGGCTCTTGCAATTGCTGAGACCGAAAAGGCTAAATGCAGAGCTGCTATTGAAGCTGCTAAGAAAGCACAAAAGATGGCTGAGATAGAAGCACAAAGAAGGAAGTATGCGGAGCTGAAGGCCAAGAGAGAGGGAGAAAAAAAGAATCGAGCAATGAATGTTCTATCTCAGAATGATCTCCGTTATAGGAAGTATACAATAGAAGAGATTGAGGCAGCAACCAAAAATTTCTCGAGTTCTCTAAAAGTTGGAGAAGGTGGATATGGACCTGTTTTTAAGGGAAAACTTGATCACACACCTGTTGCCATTAAAGTTCTGAGTGCTGATGCTGCACAAGGGAAGAAACAGTTCCAACAAGAG GTTGAGGTCCTCAGTCTCATTAGGCATCCGAATCTGGTGCTACTATTAGGTGCATGTCCCGAGTACGGGTGTTTAGTTTATGAGTTTATGAATAATGGCAGTTTGGAAGATCGTCTTTTTCGGAAAGGTAATACCCCTTCAATTCCATGGGAAATTCGCTTCAAAATTGCTGCAGAGATTGCAACCGGGCTTCTATTCCTTCACCAAGCAAAGCCAGAACCTCTTGTTCATCGCGATCTCAAACCAGCAAATATTCTTTTAGACAGAAATTATGTCTGCAAAATCAGTGATGTTGGGTTGGCAAGGTTAGTTCCACCATCTGTAGCTGACACTGTGACACAATATCACATGACTTCAGCTGCTGGAACTTTTTGTTATATAGATCCTGAATATCAACAAACAGGAAAGTTAGGGACTAAATCAGATGTATATTCCCTCGGCATAATGTTGCTCCAAATTATTACTGCAAGGCCACCAATGGGTTTAACTCATCATGTTGAGAGGGCCATTGAGAAAGGTACATTTGCAGATTTATTAGATCCGACAGTGCAAAACTGGCCAGTTGAAGAGGCTCTTAAGTTTGCAAAATTGTCACTCAAGTGTGCTGAGCTGAGGATGAAAGATCGACCGGATCTTGGTTCAGTAATAGTGCCTGAGCTTAGTAAGCTTAAAGAAGTTGGAATTAATAGCATGCCAAGTATCAGTAGTTAA
- the LOC104244302 gene encoding protein phosphatase 2C 16-like isoform X2, translating to MSLDVISENESNWIAGDDDSFSLEGDQILDSSCSLSVVSDCSSICADDFICFEIASDIEGQDFVDSQKIISHVELIAKTEVLAESDVEDTVTRLVEASNGLEEQISKSSEVVVQLPLDKGLSATVSRSVFEVDYIPLWGYTSICGRRPEMEDAFATVPRFLKIPLQMLIGDRAFDGQPSRLSHLTTHFFGVYDGHGGSQVANYCRDRMHAVLIEELETIMTNLSDESMRQSCQEHWRKAFTNCFLKVDAEIGGGDSHEPVAPETVGSTAVVAIVCSSHIIVSNSGDSRAVLCRGKEPLALSVDHKPNREDEYERIEAAGGKVIQWNGHRVFGVLAMSRSIGDRYLKPWIIPDPEVTFIPRAKDDECLILASDGLWDVMTNEEVCDMARKRILMWHKKNGVTLPMERGEGIDPAAQAAAECLSNRALQKGSKDNITVIVVDLKAQRKFKSKT from the exons ATGTCGCTTGATGTGATTTCTGAAAATGAAAGCAACTGGATTGCTGGTGATGATGATTCCTTTTCATTGGAAGGTGATCAGATTCTTGATAGTTCGTGTTCCTTGTCAGTGGTGAGCGATTGTAGTAGTATATGCGCTGATGATTTTATATGTTTTGAGATAGCGTCTGATATAGAAGGTCAGGATTTCGTAGATTCTCAGAAAATCATCAGCCATGTCGAACTTATTGCTAAGACTGAGGTTCTAGCTGAGTCAGATGTTGAGGATACTGTGACTAGACTCGTGGAAGCTTCCAATGGACTTGAAGAGCAGATCTCAAAATCATCTGAAGTTGTAGTTCAGCTACCCCTAGATAAAGGCTTGAGTGCAACAGTCAGCCGAAGTGTTTTTGAAGTGGACTACATACCCCTATGGGGATATACATCCATCTGTGGAAGGAGACCAGAAATGGAAGATGCATTTGCAACTGTTCCTAGATTCTTGAAAATTCCTCTACAGATGCTAATTGGTGATCGCGCGTTTGATGGACAGCCTAGTCGCTTAAGTCATTTGACGACTCATTTCTTTGGAGTTTATGATGGCCATGGTGGTTCTCAG gtGGCAAATTACTGCCGAGACCGGATGCATGCTGTTTTGATTGAGGAGTTGGAAACTATTATGACAAATCTCAGTGATGAAAGTATGAGGCAAAGTTGCCAAGAGCACTGGAGAAAAGCATTTACCAACTGTTTTCTTAAAGTTGATGCTGAGATTGGAGGGGGAGATAGTCATGAGCCTGTTGCCCCAGAAACTGTAGGCTCCACAGCGGTTGTTGCCATTGTTTGTTCATCTCACATTATAGTGTCAAACAGTGGCGATTCAAGGGCTGTTCTGTGTCGTGGGAAGGAACCCTTGGCATTGTCAGTGGATCACAAA CCAAACCGAGAAGATGAATATGAAAGGATTGAAGCAGCTGGAGGCAAGGTGATACAGTGGAATGGCCATCGTGTTTTTGGTGTTCTTGCAATGTCTAGGTCCATCG GAGATAGATACTTGAAGCCTTGGATTATTCCTGATCCAGAAGTAACGTTCATACCTCGAGCCAAGGATGACGAATGCCTTATTCTTGCGAGTGATGGTTTATGGGATGTCATGACAAATGAAGAAGTTTGTGATATGGCTCGTAAACGCATACTTATGTGGCATAAAAAGAACGGTGTAACGCTCCCCATGGAAAGGGGCGAAGGAATTGATCCAGCAGCACAGGCTGCAGCAGAGTGCTTGTCGAATCGAGCTCTTCAAAAGGGCAGCAAGGACAACATAACTGTGATTGTGGTGGACTTGAAAGCCCAAAGAAAGTTTAAGAGCAAAACCTAA